The Siniperca chuatsi isolate FFG_IHB_CAS linkage group LG2, ASM2008510v1, whole genome shotgun sequence genome window below encodes:
- the LOC122865129 gene encoding LOW QUALITY PROTEIN: zinc finger E-box-binding homeobox 2-like (The sequence of the model RefSeq protein was modified relative to this genomic sequence to represent the inferred CDS: inserted 1 base in 1 codon), giving the protein MMTEESRGKRRKQANPRRNRVDAEQVSSLGSEGEDDVGLWSLEPQDCQESLDKTSLTPSEGTEEPGSPARSARLHSLSPGSRNYWGQVEPEAEATEDATTASAADREGDQESLRMYCKNSDSQNSLEDLAHYTFLAQLRKASPSASLLDHLNHNGTAAVYHPGSRHDELPPAIWSPGAQHCSPEGTDTGRTQQACPFCHRMYQRGSSLRDHIKYCREREGGHMVCPLCGYTATLSVQMERHLTLHNQVQDNSAITLDQGMETRKFKCLQCGKAFKYKHHLKEHLRIHSGEKPYECSNCKKRFSHSGSYSSHLSSKKCLSGGGNGGGNTGGASGAFNGHSQGSYHHSFPTSPSAGGGRNSNDKGSPLASQTQDNTRPLGRVPEDPHQLSLQDPNHNPTGFPRASDLAQLWDSSAELSLRASILKGTTLLPYLHSGTKFEQMLQEMLHREVKKDEEMDRGGGGGAAVEERRVIYNGGGSDMKVSPDRRREAVRSGEGERGVLGVTCRWCSQLFPNVAVLLQHERYLCKMNREAVEVPEGLRSKDHPSPPLFFPRSALQLENSKPSEVTNGLSGNKSPLQKPSWHSVPQQLLVAMHSPPQPHHDALSSRAYWSSQXKGSPSQPINRSPKLSSPRARRRVPSSGFGSPVCLDLTSCPPELSSPQNQTDSPWSQNEPLDLSLPKQLSDQEGRNKTVNGNTARERRELGTQRLKRPSPSHLPLHHHLVYSGAGAPVFPRSLYNGFPIFSQPDNSPGFLSPMAYMMEADAEATLKKIYQDRQALMGEALSRGALDYLSLMDEGLEGEGGPGRKRLKKTDEGLYACDICEKTFQKSSSLLRHKYEHTGKRPHECKICNKAFKHKHHLIEHSRLHSGEKPYQCDKCGKRFSHSGSYSQHMNHRYAYCSKDQDPDQDHEEMPLTPGAGNNLGGHLADGTPLSMEDTQTPHSFLSDSSLDGASEALKEEEEEAGVSDGHVEEAHVSSEAAEELGGSSIQESPTGENGVQNERNIYNVGNHIDNTERQFWDRDTEDQNGDLDKCELSLDITDLPRIKT; this is encoded by the exons TGGATGCGGAGCAAGTGAGTTCACTGGGATCTGAGGGGGAGGATGATGTTGGCCTGTGGAGCTTGGAGCCCCAGGACTGTCAGGAGAGCCTGGACAAGACAAGCCTGACGCCAAGTGAGGGGACTGAGGAGCCGGGCAGCCCTGCTCGCTCCGCACGGCTGCACAGCCTCAGCCCCGGCAGCAGAAACTACTGGGGGCAGGTGGAGCCGGAGGCCGAGGCCACAGAGGACGCCACCACCGCATCTGCCGCTGACAGGGAGGGAGACCAGGAATCATTGAGGATGTACT GTAAGAACTCAGACTCCCAGAATTCCTTGGAGGACCTGGCCCACTATACATTTCTGGCCCAGTTGAGGAAGGCCTCTCCCTCAGCCAGTCTCCTGGACCATCTGAACCACAATGGCACGGCAGCTGTGTACCACCCGGGCAGCAGGCACGATGAGCTGCCGCCTGCCATCTGGTCACCAGGAGCTCAGCACTGCTCACCTGAGGGAACAG ATACAGGGAGGACCCAGCAGGCCTGTCCATTCTGCCACAGGATGTATCAGCGAGGATCTTCTTTGAGGGACCACATCAAGTACTGtcgggagagggaggggggccACATGGTCTGTCCTCTCTGTGGATACACTGCCACCCTTAGTGTACAGATGGAGCGGCACCTGACACTTCACAACCAAGTGCAGGACAAT AGTGCCATCACTTTGGATCAAGGCATGGAGACCAGGAAATTCAAATGTCTGCAGTGTGGGAAAGCGTTCAAGTACAAACACCACCTCAAAGAGCATCTCCGCATCCACAGCG GTGAGAAACCTTACGAGTGCTCCAACTGCAAGAAACGTTTCTCTCACTCTGGCTCCTACAGCTcccatttaagcagcaaaaagTGCCTGAGTGGTGGAGGAAATGGAGGGGGAAACACAGGGGGAGCCAGCGGTGCATTTAATGGACATAGCCAAGGCTCCTACCACCACTCATTTCCAACGTCTCCCTCTGCAGGCGGGGGGAGAAACAGTAATGACAAGGGCTCTCCGTTGGCTTCACAGACCCAAGATAATACCAGGCCTCTTGGTCGAGTACCAGAGGATCCTCACCAGCTTTCACTGCAGGACCCCAACCACAACCCCACAGGCTTCCCCAGAGCTTCAGACCTGGCTCAGCTTTGGGACTCCTCGGCAGAGCTCTCTCTGAGGGCCAGTATACTAAAAGGGACCACCCTGCTGCCTTATCTGCACTCTGGGACCAAGTTTGAGCAGATGCTGCAGGAGATGCTTCACAGGGAGGTGAAGAAAGATGAGGAgatggacagaggaggagggggaggagctgcagtggaggaaaGGAGGGTGATTTACAACGGAGGAGGGTCTGACATGAAGGTGTCGCCTGACAGGAGAAGAGAGGCAGTGAGGTCAGGTGAAGGGGAGAGAGGCGTACTTGGGGTGACATGTCGCTGGTGCTCCCAGCTTTTCCCCAATGTGGCGGTGCTGCTGCAGCATGAGCGCTACCTCTGTAAGATGAACCGAGAGGCAGTGGAGGTGCCTGAAGGTCTTCGCAGCAAAGACCACCCCTCGCCACCTTTATTCTTCCCCAGATCTGCTCTCCAACTGGAGAACAGCAAACCAAGTGAAGTAACCAACGGCCTCTCTGGAAACAAATCACCATTACAGAAGCCCAGCTGGCACTCCGTTCCGCAGCAGCTTTTGGTCGCAATGCACTCTCCCCCACAGCCCCACCATGATGCCCTGTCCTCACGAGCGTACTGGTCCAGCC GAAAAGGAAGCCCAAGCCAACCAATCAACCGCTCCCCAAAGTTGTCATCACCTCGAGCCAGAAGGAGAGTTCCCTCTTCCGGATTTGGTTCACCAGTCTGCCTCGACCTCACAAGCTGTCCTCCTGAACTCTCCTCCCCTCAGAACCAGACAGACAGCCCCTGGTCACAGAACGAACCTCTGGACCTCTCCCTGCCCAAGCAGCTCTCAGACCAAGAGGGGAgaaacaaaactgtaaatggcaacacagcaagagagaggagagagctcGGGACCCAGCGGCTTAAGAGACCAAGTCCTTCACATCTACCCCTTCACCACCACCTGGTCTACAGCGGGGCTGGAGCTCCTGTGTTTCCACGTTCCTTATATAATGGATTTCCTATCTTCAGTCAGCCAGATAATAGCCCTGGGTTTCTCTCTCCTATGGCTTACATGATGGAGGCAGACGCAGAGGCGACGCTGAAAAAGATCTACCAGGACAGACAAGCTCTCATG GGTGAGGCGTTAAGCCGTGGAGCTCTGGACTACCTCTCTCTCATGGATGAAGGActggagggagaaggagggccTGGGAGGAAGAGACTGAAGAAGACAGACGAGGGGCTTTACGCTTGTGACATTTGTGAAAAAACTTTTCAGAAGAGCAGCTCTCTGCTCCGACACAAATATGAGCACACAG GCAAGCGTCCTCATGAGTGCAAGATCTGCAACAAGGCCTTCAAGCATAAGCACCATCTGATTGAGCACAGCCGGCTGCACTCTGGAGAGAAACCCTACCAATGTGACAAGTGTGGCAAACGCTTCTCTCACTCTGGCTCGTACTCCCAGCACATGAACCACCGCTACGCTTACTGCAGCAAAGATCAGGATCCAGACCAAGACCACGAGGAGATGCCTCTCACCCCAGGGGCAGGCAACAATCTCGGGGGCCACCTTGCTGACGGGACCCCTCTATCCATGGAGGATACCCAAACCCCGCACTCCTTCCTCAGCGATTCCAGTCTGGATGGAGCTTCAGAGGCCCtcaaggaagaagaggaagaggcaggaGTCAGTGATGGTCATGTGGAAGAGGCGCATGTGAGTTCAgaggcagcagaggagctggGAGGTAGCTCCATCCAAGAATCACCTACAGGGGAGAATGGAGTGCAAAATGAGAGAAATATTTACAATGTGGGAAACCATATTGACAATACAGAGAGACAATTTTGggacagagacactgaggaccAGAATGGAGACTTGGACAAATGTGAACTGAGCCTGGATATAACAGATTTACCCAGAATAAAAACTTAA